A window from Thunnus albacares chromosome 19, fThuAlb1.1, whole genome shotgun sequence encodes these proteins:
- the c19h1orf109 gene encoding uncharacterized protein C1orf109 homolog produces the protein MYKTPLEMSKPALLSLQQALRKSFQSLENNHKVWKTVLSECSPLMGSLGNLAEQWRALSNVQISSTPLKDFPDLEERLRFKLLQATDTVLGKLNEKMSALQSVRDAVSNQVSAAFQLYEQNTDSLDLLTVTERSATAPSAADMLEWLQDAERYYRQQFLRRKTLLQTLRADNLSLLESAPKRWKSLESSSAQDHITDTLCKVSFFMESQ, from the exons ATGTATAAAACGCCACTTGAAATGTCTAAACCTGCACTACTATCACTTCAACAAGCGCTGAGGAAAAGCTTCCAGAGTCTGGAAAACAACCACAAAGTATGGAAGACTGTGTTGTCCGAGTGCAGCCCCCTCATGGGGTCTCTGGGGAACTTGGCAGAGCAGTGGAGAGCGCTGTCCAACGTTCAGATCTCCAGCACACCGCTCAAAGACTTCCCAGACCTGGAGGAACGGCTGCGTTTCAAACTTCTACAAGCCACGGATACAGTGCTGGGGAAACTCAATGAAAAGAT GTCTGCTCTCCAGTCTGTCAGAGACGCCGTCAGTAACCAGGTGTCTGCAGCCTTCCAGCTATATGAACAGAACACAGACAGTCTGGACCTGCTCACTGTAACCGAGCGCTCGGCCACCGCCCCGTCAGCCGCTGACATGCTGGAGTGGCTGCAGGATGCTGAGCGTTACTATCGACAGCA ATTCCTGAGAAGGAAGACTCTCCTGCAGACGCTCCGAGCAGACAATCTCTCCCTTCTGGAATCTGCTCCCAAGAGATGGAAATCTTTGGAGTCTTCCAGTGCACAGGACCACATCACAG ATACACTTTGCAAAGTGTCCTTCTTCATGGAGTCCCAGTGA
- the cldn35 gene encoding claudin-4, whose amino-acid sequence MVNTGMQLISFTCAVTGWIMAIAVTALPQWKVSAFIGSNILTSEIKWEGIWMNCIYQTTGHMQCKTYDSMLALSPDIQAARALMCLAIFMGWLSCTVSCCGMKCTTCAGDDRRAKAGIALSGGVLFILTGLCVLIPVSWTANTVIQDFYNPNVPLMHKRELGQAIYLGWAAAVILMISGAVLSSTCPLMERDGRYRRGYIGRSFANSPASAPDPPKPITSNSIPLKEYV is encoded by the coding sequence ATGGTGAACACTGGCATGCAGCTGATCAGCTTCACCTGCGCGGTGACTGGCTGGATCATGGCGATCGCAGTCACAGCCTTGCCTCAGTGGAAGGTCTCGGCCTTCATTGGCAGCAACATCCTGACCTCGGAGATCAAATGGGAAGGCATCTGGATGAACTGCATCTACCAGACCACCGGTCACATGCAGTGTAAGACATACGACTCCATGCTGGCCTTGTCTCCGGACATCCAGGCGGCCAGAGCCCTCATGTGTTTGGCCATCTTCATGGGCTGGCTGTCCTGCACCGTGTCCTGCTGCGGCATGAAGTGCACCACCTGCGCTGGGGATGACCGTCGGGCCAAGGCGGGTATCGCTCTCTCCGGTGGGGTTCTCTTCATTCTGACGGGCCTGTGCGTGCTGATTCCCGTTTCCTGGACAGCCAACACTGTCATCCAGGATTTCTACAACCCCAATGTGCCCCTGATGCACAAGCGTGAGCTGGGTCAGGCTATCTATCTGGGCTGGGCAGCTGCGGTTATCCTCATGATCAGCGGTGCTGTGCTGAGCAGCACCTGCCCCCTCATGGAGAGGGACGGTAGGTACCGCAGGGGCTACATAGGCCGGAGCTTTGCTAATTCACCTGCTTCAGCACCAGATCCCCCAAAACCTATCACATCTAACAGTATACCACTGAAGGAGTATGTGTAG